In Fibrobacter sp., the genomic stretch GCACTTCTGGGTGCGGAGGAATTCGGTTTTGGTTCATCGGTGCTTGTCACTCTGGGTTGTGTGATGATGCGCAAGTGTCATTTGAACACCTGTCCGGTGGGAGTGGCGACACAGAACAGTGAACTGAGAAAACGTTTTGCGGGTAAACCTGAGCATGTCGTGAATTTCATGATGTTTACTGCCAGGAATGTGCGGGAAATTATGGCAGAGCTGGGTTTCAGGACAATCGATGAGATGGTGGGAAGAGTGGATGTCCTGGATGTGAACAGTGCGGTTGAAAACTGGAAAGCAGTGGGGCTTGACTTTTCAAGAATTCTTCACAAACCTGAGATGCCGGAAGGCAGTTCTCTGAGGTGTACCAGCCGTCAGGCAATCGATTTTACGGCATCGCTGGACAATGAACTGATTGACAAGGCCCAGTCTGCTCTTGTCAATGGTACACCTGTGAGCCTGTTTGCATCGATCCGCAACAGCAACCGCACTGTTGGTGCATCGCTGAGTGCGGAGGTGGTCAAACGGTTTGGATCAAAAGGACTTCCTGCGGATACCATAAAATGCAAGTTCACCGGTTCTGCAGGGCAGAGTTTCGGGGCATTTCTGGCAACTGGAGTGACTTTTGAGCTGGAAGGGGACACCAATGATTATTCAGGGAAAGGTCTCTCAGGTGGAAAGATTATCATTTATCCTCCAAAAGGATCGACCTTCGTGGCTCATCAGAATATCATCGCCGGTAATGTCAACCTGTTCGGTGCTACTGCCGGTGAGGCGTATATCTGCGGTATGGCTGGTGAGCGTTTCGCGGTGAGAAACAGCGGCGCGACAGCGGTGGTTGAGGGTGTAGGTGATCACGGCTGTGAATACATGACAGGAGGAGTGGTGGTTGTTCTGGGTCAGACCGGGGTCAATTTCGCTGCAGGTATGAGCGGAGGGGTGGCATTTGTGCTCGATGAGAACCAGCTTTTTGATACCCGATGCAACTTGGAAATGGTGGATATTGAGCCGGTCACTGAAGAAGCCGATCAGGAGCGCCTGTTCAGGCTGATTCAAAACCATGCCGAGTTTACAGGAAGCAGACAGGCGGAGAGAATACTGAGTAACTGGACCGATGTGCTCAATCAGTTTGTAAAGATAATTCCGATAGATTACAAGCGGGTACTGGAGAGGCTGCGAAAAGAGGAGCTGAGGGAGACTGAGGTATTGACAATAACTGAGGAGGTTTACAAATAATGGGCAGGGCAACCGGTTTTCTGAAATATAAAAGGGTAGAGATGAAAAAGCGCCCTGTTGAGGAGCGCGTAAAAGACTACCGCGAGATCGCGGAGCTTCAGCCGGAAGAGGAGCTCACACGTCAGGGTGCACGATGTATGGACTGTGGAATTCCCTTCTGTCATGCGATGGGGTGTCCGGTACTCAATCTGATTCCTGAGTTCAACGACCTTGTTTACAGGGGAAAGTGGAAAGAGGCCTGGGAGCGTCTGGAGATGACAAACAATCTTCCGGAAATCACAGGACGTATCTGTCCTGCGCCATGTGAGGCAGCGTGTACTCTTTCGATCAATTCAAGTCCTGTTACCATAAGGCAGATAGAGCTGGCGATAATAGAGCGGGCATTCAGGGAGGGGTGGGTTCGGCCGTTAAAGCCTTTGAAAGAATCAGGGAAAAAGGTGGCTGTTATCGGCTCCGGTCCATCGGGACTGGCTGCGGCACAGCAGCTTCGAAGGTATGGGCATTCTGTAACTCTCTTCGAGAAATCCTCTAAACCCGGTGGCATATTGCGGTTCGGGGTACCCAGTTTCAAGCTCGAAAAGAGAATTGTTGACAGAAGAGTACAGCAGATGTCTGAGGAAGGGGTGGTTTTTGAGACGGATATAGATGTGGGCGAGGATATTTCCGTCAGGTACCTGAGACGCAGTTTTGATGCTATTCTTCTGACGACGGGTGCAGGTCATCCGCGTGATATAATGGTTCCGGGACGTGGGCTTGAGGGGATCCATTTCGCGATGGACTTTCTTAAAGGGGCAAACCTGTTTTCAGCAGGTGAAGTGGGTGAGAGGGAGATTATCAGCGCCAGGAACAAAACAGTGCTTATTCTTGGCGGAGGAGATACCGGAGCTGACTGTACTGGTACATCTGTGCGTCAGGGCGCAAAGAAAGTGTATCAGTACGAGATTATGCCCAAGCCGATGGAGTGGCCGCACTCCCACAATCCCTCATGGCCTAACTGGCCTCAGATCCTGCGCACGTCAACATCGCATGAGGAGGGGTGTGAAAGGGAGTGGGGTGTGTCACTCGTTCAATTGACCGGAAGGGATATCAAAGTTCAGCAGGCACACTTTGTCAGGGTCGAGTGGAAAAAGAATCCGGAGACCGGAGCGATGAAGATGACTGAAGTGCCGGGTTCGGAATTTTCTCTCGATGTTGACATGGTTTTACTGGCGCTTGGGTTTGTGCACACAGAACACAGCAGGCTTACAGAGGAACTGGGTGTCGAATATGACAATAGAGGAAATATCAAGACAGACAGTTCCTATGCCACAACGGTTCCAGGGGTATTTTCAGCAGGTGATGCATCCACAGGAGCGTCACTTGTGGTAAGGGCTGTTTTCCATGGCCGTCAGGCGGCTGATTCGATTCATAAATATCTGTCCTGAGATCAGAAAAGCGACCCCGGAGTAAACCTTCAGTTTACCTCCGGGGAAGCATGCTGCTTTACTAATGCTAACAGTTCTACAGCATCGATAAGATTTATAGATACCTGTGCTCTGGCAAGGGTACAGTTTCCAGCCACAGCATTGAACTTCACAACTTCCTCACTATATCCAGTGGTTGTCCTTTATCCTGGTCTTCTCTCTGAAGAATATGATTCTGAGCAAGCGTGTCTGCTTGGCAATTTCCCTCAGGCATTTTCTCATATCGGCCTGATTATCAGTGCTTTTGTGCTGTCTGCATCAACTGATGAGATCAGGAAAAGATTCGATTAGAGAGATGCCCTGACAGGATTGGCATTTGCTTTGTAATGAGAATATCGGCTACTCAGGTGAAGATGTGAGATAAAAAGAGGGTGATACGATGAATGGTGAATACAGTGGTAGAAATGAAGACGCACGGGAGATCGAGAGGCTTCATGCACAGGTCAGGGCGCTTCAGGAGGAGCTTGCTCTTAGAAAGGGTAGTGAAGGCAAAAAGGTGGAACCGGGCACTTCCGCTGTTGAGCACGAGAGGCCTGAATCGGCGGGCAGAAGAATCAGTTCTCTGATTCTTCTGATAATAGGCATTGTAGCGCTGTTTGTGGCTATTCCTGTTCTCTGGCTTAACCACACATTGTTAACCACAGACGGGTGGGTTGAAGCCGTGGGGCCGGTAACTGAGGACCCGGCGGTTCAGGATGCAGTTGCGAATGCTGTCGTTCAGGAATATTCAAGGCAGGAAAATATCAGGGCCTGGGTTCAGGAGCAGCTTCCTGAAAAATCCGAGGAACTGGCGGGTCCAATTATCACACTTTTACAGATGGCAGCACGGCAGGTCGTAAAATTCATCATAAGCACTGATGCTTTTGAGGGTATCTGGACTGAGGCAAACCGTCTAAGTCACAGTCTGGCCATGGCCGGGTTCACAAGGGCAGATCAGATCGATGGGCAACTGGTTGAGCGTGCGGAATCGATGGAAATCGATCTGCAGGGAATAATCGAGACTCTTCGGCAGGAACTGCAGAGGAGAGGGCTTGGTTTTATATTGCCTGAGGGGATTACGGCTCAATTAGCGATTCTGCAATCTGAACGGTTTGTAAGGTTTCTGAACATATTGAAGACTCTCAATACTGCAGCTCCCTGGCTTGCTTTAATTACCCTGGTGGCAATAGCAGGTTCATTAGTACTGTCATACAACCGGAGGAAGACAGTACTTTTCCTGGGTGTGGGAATCATATCTGCGGGTCTGATTCTATTGATTGCCAGTTTTATAGTCAAAATGAGAATGGTTGGGCAGGTCCCTCCCGATGCTTTATTCACATCAGAGGCAACTTCTCAGGCCTACGATACGATTACAGGAGGACTGTTATCTACTTTGGGTGCCTCACTGCTGCTTGGAATTATACTGTGTTTCGGGGCTTATGCTCTTGGTCCCTCATTATTGATGACCAGAATGCGGAGGAGAGTCCGCTTATGGATTTACCAACTGGGAGGAGATCGGGCACCTGGACGGGTAGGGGGGTGGATAAAAGCGAATCGTAATAAATTGCAGGCAGCAGTATTGATTCTTGCTGGATTTGCACTACTGCTTCCTGTGGGTCGTAGTGTGATCTATGTCGTGTGGCTTACCGTGGGGGTTGTGTTCCTGGAGTTCCTGATCGAGTTTTTTGGAAGGACTGCTCCGCCTCCATTAACGACATAACCTCCCGGATAAACTTCCATGGCTTTGGGGCAAAGGTACCCTGTTTTGGCGGCTTTTTGATCATGTGGCAAAAAGCCGCCTTTTAGAAGAAAAGAAAAAGGAGGAGAAAGGTTCTTCTCCCCGATTATCCTGAATAAAGGCCTTTTTCCCCTTAATGAGCTGTTGCCCTTCTGGCATAAGTCGGTCTTGTACCGAAAACATGCCACAGTGCAAGGACTGCGGAAGCGATACCAACGATCAGCAGGTTTAGAGGCTCAATCAGTGCCGGAATAAATCCGGAGAAAATTAACCATAGCCCAAGGAATCCGTTTACGTAGCCCTGCCAATTGCCTCTTGCAGACCAGAACCCGAAGACAGCCATCACTATCCCGGTAACGATAAAATTGGCTGGAATCACAAGCCCTGTGGAAAAGCTGGAAACAAGGGCCCACACTCCAGCTAATAAAACTATCCATGCCTGCCACATAATTACCTCCTGGAAATTAGTGTAGTTCTAATAAGAATGCGAGATAGCGACTGCATTTATTCAATTTGGCTCTCTTTGCCTTTCATGTGAAAGCAGGAATACAGCATTAAAAGCTTAAGAAAAAGGTAGGGGCCGTGTTCCTGGCCCCTAAAACCCCCGCTGAAGGTAACGAATCATTATTCATGCCGGAAGACCGTCATGGGCAGGACTTTCTACGCGACAGGTGTTCATTACAGGCAGCGTTTTTCTTTCCACGTTAAATCTTGGTAATGCATCTTTGTCTCGAAAACCTTAGTATCTGTCTTAAAACCTTAGTAGCAGCAGAAAAAATCAATGACAATAACCTTATTACATTATTAAGAGGTGTGGAAAGGAAATAAGGTAATAAGGTTTTTTCACGTTTGTTAAAATCTGTTACTACTAAGGTCTGGCGCGATAAATACTAAGGTTTCAGGGGAAAAGCATGCTGAAGCCAGGGGGAAGTACGGCAATACGATGGTACGAGAGTACGACTATACGACAGGAGCATGTTCAGGCCACCCTGTGCTTCTTGAGGCTTTTTTAAATATGATTACGAGCACAAGAACGAAGGTGAAAATCCGGTATATAATATTCGTTTCTTCTTCCACCAGTAAAGGTTGAGAAGCCAGCTAATCTTGCCCAACTTGTAACAGTTTCCCGTTGTGCACTGCACTTCGTCAGCACAGAGGGGGTGGCGAACGATCCGCCTACGCTAAGAAGCTACGGCAGGGCAGACAGGGTGAGACTTTCACCTCCTTATAGTGAAAAAATCAACACTCTGCAAAAGGCGTTTATTTATACTGGTAAATATTACTTTTTGATTACAATTATCCATACTGCTTCGCTAAGCACGAGAAGATTCAACGAAGTTTTGGCTCAGGAAAAAAAAGGAGAGAAAAAACCTGAAACGCTTATTGCATTTATTTATTGCTAATAGTTAAATATTAGACATATCCTGTTCTGAGATAACAGACCAGAAACTACCCATATATGGGTATGGGTGGTGGAGAAAAATGAATTCAATATTAATGCTTCTTCTGGTTTCTATACTTGCTATCCCATCTTCAGCGGATAGTGACAGCAAAAATAAGCCTGTAGAAGGAAAAGCTGCCAAAAAAATCAAGTTCCATACCGGCCCTGTGACCTGCGGGATAAGTTCCTGGATGAGTCATTATCCCAATCGTGATGCTCTCAACGCCTACAATAAACTTGCCTTTGACAGCTATTTTTCTTACGGGAAATTAAAGGGGTTTGTCGGTATTCCGCTTCAGTGTACTGTGGAAAAGAGGGATTCTCTGAATGTCAATGGAAAGAAAATCCCCTGTGATACGGTTTTCAGTGCTTTTGCATTAGGAGATTTCACTACCTATGTCGGTTACAAAATCGGAAATATTGAACCGAGAATAGGGGTAACATTTCCTCTCTTTTATAAAACCAATACCGGGGTCTGGCTGGGATCAAAGAATGTTGTTTTAAAGACAGGGTTTGGCTTTTCCGGTGATCTTTATAAAAAGTTAAGGCTCAGGTATGGAGGAGAGATTTACTACAATTTATATGTAGCTGGTTATCCTGAAATAGATGGTTCTCTGGGGAAGAGAGGGAGCTGGTATATAGATCCCGATATCAAAGTCACATCAAAGGTTACTAAAAAATTGACAGTCGGTTTAGAGACACTCTGTGGGTTTAAGAAACTGTATCCGTCATGGCTGAAGTACGGCTCTTTCCAGGGCTATGAGCTCTCATCATCGATAGTTCCCCATGCCATATTTTCATACGAATTTTCCTGGAAATACTATATCAGCGGTAAAGCAGGGTTTGGTGCCGGATTCAAACGCAAGGTTGATTCGTCTCAGGGGGAACATCCGTGGAGACATACCGGGTATGCGTCAAATTTCGGGATCAGTGTGGGGTTTTATCCCTGAGATTTAAATCAGCCCCTTAATCTTCTGGTATTCCTCTTTATACAGCAGCGATGTATCGTCTTTAGGAGCTCCGGGGGTTCTGGAAATCTCCTTTTCGATAGCATTGATACGCTCACTTGTACGCGGGTGGGTGGAGAGAGGCTCGAAAATTTTTGGTTCTTCACTATACTTGTCAAGTAAAAATTTAAGAAAATGTTTCATCCCTGCAGGGTTGATTCCAGCATCTGTGGTATACCGAACCGAGTACTTGTCCGCATCGTACTCATCGTTTTTGCTTAATTTCAGAAATGCCAGGCTTTCAACAAGGTTTGCGATAGCTCCGGCAATTGAGGAGGAGTCGCTGCCAAAGAGGATAGTGTTTACAAGGTTTAAAGCTTCCCCCTGTACCATCTTGTTAACGCCGTGATAGAGGGTAATGTGCGCGATCTCGTGTGCAAGCACTCCGGCAAGTTCAGATGTGCTCTGGATATTTCTCAAAAGCCCGGTATAGACAAAAACATGTCCGCCAGGGATCGCAAACGCATTTATTTCATCATCTTTGTCGAGTATTGTGAAGGTGAAAGGAAGGTTCGGGCGCTCATCCTGAACAGAAGCCAGATACTGTCCAACTGAATCAACGAATCTTATGACAGCCTGGTTTCTATTGTATTGGGGATACTCCCGGGTATCGGAGAGAATCTGTGCTTTGAAACTGTTTCCCAGTTTTATCTCATCTTCCTCTGATATTAAAAGCGGTCTCAAAGCATTGGTAATCCCCTGACAGGATAGAATGAGAGAAAAAAGGACCACTGTACAGGAGAAGTAGCGATATCGGGTGAATTGTCTGTTCATAGGCTTCTATAAAAAAATATAATCTTGGAAGTATGAAAATGGGTACTTCGTTTAACATTTGTCCGTAGAAAAAGAGCATGAAAAAGAGGCTCACCGGAGGCGTACAGTGAAGAAATAGAAAGAGGGAATAGAGGGGGGGGGATTACCACAGAACACACAGAGAGTGCAGAGCAAAAAGAATGAAAATCCCGAAATTTACACTTCCGACAGTTTTCACTGTTGGCAAAATTTAGTTTATTTTCAAGAACATTTCAGTCTGAACTGAAAAACAAAAAAATCTTCACCAAAATGCAGATAGGATGTTATTCCCGATGAGATCGGCTCGCCATCTTTCAATAATCTCTTTGTGTTCATTTCTGGTTTTTCTGTCTTGCTCCAAACCACCACAAATGGTGGTGCTTCCAAAGGATTTCAAAGTGGGGGCAGGAAGACTGACACTCGGTGTCATGTTTGATCCGTCACAGCCATTTATCGGCAAACCAAACCTGATCAATTCATCGTTTGGCCCCGGCAACCCCATGGATAATTTCCAGCACTTTTTCAAAGTATCCTTCAGGGATGCTGTTCTTAGAAATTCTCTTTTTTCCCGGGTGGTATTTACCGATGATTCATTAGGGATGAAAAGCAAAGGGTTTTCGTATAGAAAGAATTATCTGGAAATGAAAGTCCCATTGGAGAAACTGGACCGGTTTGTATCCGATGGGATAGACTACCTGATGATAGTGCAGAAGCTTACATTAGATATTGTCGGAAGTGCCAACTCAGATTTATCCACTTTTAACAGAAGAAGACATGGTAAAATGATGATCGATCATCTTGGGGAAGAGAATAACCGGGAAACATTTGTAAATTACAGGTTGAAGCTCTCCGCAAAGGTATTGATTGTAAATTGCTCAAACGACTCCGTAATTACCTTCGGTAATGTAATTACCGACAACAGTGCCGCTGACCTCTCCAGAAGCGACTGGACTGAAAGTGTAAATGAGTTTGTGGAGGAGATATTTGAGGGGGTTCCGTTTGGCAGGGAGTATGAGAAGAAGGATGGTGAGAGGTGATTTGGGGGGAGCTCCCTAGAATAATATGCCATTATCAATGCAGATGTCACGACACTGAAATTTTTAAGCATGTTGTTGATCTATTGAAGAATTGTGAGATAATTGAATCCATTTTGTAGCGAGGATGGTTCATAAGGTAATTAAAAATACTGAATAGCAGTGGTGTTATTCAGGTAATCAAATACCTGAAACGCTCCGGTACACTGATATGTTTCGATGATAGGGAAACTGCCTGAAGCATAAGATGGCGAGGAACACTCTGATTCTCCTGTCATTTTCACGCCGTCCATAGTAATGATACGTTGTCAATTGAAAGTATTGGCTATTTCAGAATTGTTTACTTGAAAGGGGCTGAATATGCTAAAAAAAGGATTTTTGTAATTTTTACATTGTCACTTTTCTCTGTAGCGTTCACAAAACCGTGTGGTTATCATAAATAAGCTGTGATATTTGAAAACTTCTCAGTTTACGATATCCGCCATGTTTTGGAATGAGGCCATCCATATTTCAGGGCCTTTCGATTTATGGTGAAACTATTTCAGGGATTTTCAGATTTAGAAGAGGGAAAACTATTTGTGTAGAATAGAAGAAAAATTACAGTATACCTGAGGACAACCTGGGCTCTCATCATAACACCCATCTTAAATTCCCCTCTCCCCATATCATATTTTAATTGAACCACTGTATACTCACATAACAACAAACTTTTCTCAATTTTCAGAGGGGGAAAAATGAAAAGTCTGTTCATCAAAAAGGCCGTCCATTCACTTTCCATATTTGCAGTGAATGGGATTGTATGTTTACTTCTCTTACTGGCACCATCTTCTGTGAGAGCCGCCTATTCCATTCCGGTACAGGTCGAAGCCGAAGATCTGTTGTTAAGTAACGGGGCTACTGTTACCACCAATGTCTATGGAACCGAATATCCCGGGTATTCCGGGGAAGGATTTGTATGGGTATCCAATTCCGGTACATTGGCATTTGAGGTTACAATAACGGAAAAAGGGATGTATGAGCTGTCAACAAGATGCTGGATGTACCTGGGGGAGGAGGGTGACACAAGACTTCAGGCTGTAACCGTAAATGGCAAAAAAATCGGGGATTTCTATATCCCAAACAAAAACGAATGGATTGATTTCAGTTTCGGATTTACTTTCCTTGAGGCAGGTACGGCAAAAATCGAGATTGGTACCTCAGGAAGCTGGGGATTTATCCTTTATGACAAAGTAACATTTGACCATGCAGATATGCCTGATCTTAACATTTCACCCGCGACCTGTGATCCAAATGCGACACCCGAGACAAAGGCACTCAAGCAATACCTTACCAGTGTGTATGGAAAGTTTGTCATCTCCGGACAGCAGGAGATTTACGGTGGGGGAAATGACGGCAATATGGAGCTGGAGTTTGAATATATCTATGAAAAGACCGGTAAATATCCTGCGATCAGAGGCTTTGACCTGATGAACTATAATCCTTTGTATGGATGGGAGGATAGTACGACGGCCAGGATGATAAAGTGGGTAAGGGAGCGCAATGGTATCGCGACTGCATCATGGCATATTACCGTACCGCAAAATTTTACAAATTATACTCTCGGGGAGTTCGTTGATTGGCAACAGTGCACATATAAACCTACTGCCAGTTTTAAAACTGCAAATTGCCTCAATGAAACTACCAAAGAACATGCATACCTGATGATGGCCATTGATTCTCTTGCAAAGCAGCTTCTCATTCTCCAGGAGGCAAAAGTTCCTGTCCTGTTCCGTCCTTTCCATGAGGCAGAGGGGAATAACAACACAGACGGCTCAGGGGCGTGGTTCTGGTGGGGATCGGGAGGCGCGGAAGTCTACAAGCAACTCTGGAGATTGCTTTATACTACTCTGACGGAAAAATACGGGCTTCACAATCTGATCTGGGAGGTTAATCTATACACCTATGCAAATTCTTTCGAATGGTATCCCGGAGATGACTGTGTAGACATAGTCGGCTATGACAAGTATGAGGGATCTCCCTACACATGGGAAACAAGTGCTGTAACAACGGTATTTCTATCTCTGGTCAATTACACAAATGATACAAAGATGGTTGCCCTGACCGAAAACGATGTCATACCGGATATCCAGAACATTGTCAATGAGGGAGCCTGGTGGCTGTATTTCTGCCCCTGGTATGGTGAATTTCTCATGAGTTCAAGATACAATGACCCGGTATTGCTTAATACTATTTATAACAGTGAGTATGTAATAACTCTGGATGAGCTCCCGGCAGATTTATATACAAAGTCAGTAAATACGGTTGTCAATAAAAGATATACAGTTTATAAAAGATCTGAGCAACCCCGCACACTTCTGATACTAAACAACAGCTCATCAAAACAGCTTTCAGGTAAGAGAGATTTTTTCTCGTTGTCGGGAAGAAGAGCGGATATGAAGTCGCGGAAGATTTTAAATAAGGGCATTTATATAAAAAAGAAATAGAAAAAATATCGGGCTGAGACGATGACAAGAGAATATTAATAGATATTAACATAATTTCTATATATTGTTGAACTATGGTAAATAATAATAAGAAAATGGGTAGGGGCCGTGTTCCTGGCCCCTAAAACCCCCGCTGAAGGTAATGAATCATTATTCATGCCGGAAGACCGTCATGGGTAAGACTTCCTACGTGACAGATGTTTATTACATGCAGCATTTTTCTTTCCGCATTTCTCATACATTAATCATTTCAATCAACTAATCACAAAATTACAGTTCAGATTCATATCCTGTATACAATATTCGTTTCTTCTTCCACCAGTAAAGATTAAGAAGCCCTTTTGCCTTACCCGATTTGTAGCCGTTTCCCGCAGTGCACAACAATGTGTCAACACAGAGGGGGTGGTGGAAGGCCACCGTCTTTCGGTGGGCTGGAACCAGGGGGAAGACCTCCCACACATTATTTTTTTAAAGGACAAATTATTTTTCCGCATTAGCTTTAAATTCAACAATTTGTCCTATATCAGCAAAAGCAGGAACCCAGACTTTCTGAATGAAACCAGGCGATTATGTAACATTTCCCCATTCCGAATCGTTTATTTTTCAGATATGGAAAAATTCCTCCAAAAGCTGAGCTTTATTAAGCAAAACCCGGTAGTTTCCGTCACGATCATATTTGTGGTGATTTGCATAACCATGACCCTGGCGATCTCATTCTTTGCCATCAAAAACACTGTTATCAATTTTAAATACCGCGATATATGTCCCGACTATTTTGCATCACTTGAAGCCTATGTGGTGGGGCCGGATGGAAAGGGGCTGGATTCGGTTTCCGTTACAATGCGCGACAATTCCAACATTAATCTGATCTACCGGACCTTTACAGACAGTACCGGAAGATTCATGCTCTTTAATGATTTCAATACCTTTGCACTGTACGAGACTCCGTTTACTTATTATCTGTTTGTGGCGCTCAATGGCAATCAGGATACTGTCCGCTACAAGTTCAGGCGGTACAGAGTCTGCCATTTTGAAAAATTAGAAGGCCCAGACACTATTATTTTCGATCCTTTTAAAAACAGTAATGTCAACCTTGCACTCCATGAACCGTCAAATGTCAGCCTGTCCTCTGTAACTGATGATACTCCCTATGAGAGAATCGCCCTTTTGTCCACTAAACCCGGTTTTATCTCACGGTCTGTCGAGGGATGGGAAAAGGTCCTTTACGGCAGCATTTTGATTGGAGACAAGAGGATAGGTGTAGCAGCAGTCAAAAACCATCAAAACAATCCGGAATACAGCAGGTTTTCAGTGTACTATATCATTGACAGAAACGGTAATTCGGATCTTTCTGATGACCAGGTAAGCTTCTGGCAGGTAAATGATGACGGATCGGAAGCTGATTGCTCGGTCCGGGACTGCTTCAGTGAAGACAGCATTGTAATAAACGGATCTGCAGTGCGTTTACAGATTAAATTAAGGGGGTTTGGTACCGACAACCCTGTACTTGATTACCGCAATAACAGCATTATCCAGGGATATTATTCGCTGACTGGAAAGAAAATAAAGGCGCTTCTCTGGGACAGGGGGATGACCGGTTTCAGGGAGAGATCGGGGATCAGAATCGGGCTGGATCTCGATGGAAACGGGAATGTGGATTTCCGTGAGGGATCATCTGAGATGTTTGAAAACGCCACGCAAGCCATAGTAATTGACACTCTGACATTCCGTATCGATTCCATATTGAATAACGGAATCACTGTAAGAGGCAGGAGACTTTATGGAGGGTCGGTTAAACGCACAAGCGTCTCTGTTGGTGATATGGTACCCAGGGTTGAGGGATATTTTTTACAGAAATTCAATCTCTGGAAAGAGTGTTCAGCCAACGATATTGTAGCACTTTACTTCTTTGAGGGCGATTCAAAGCTCAACATGAAAGACAGGAATCTGCTTTCATTTATAGAGTCTGCCGGCCTTTACTACAAAAGAATAAGCCTGGTCGGAATAAACCGCAGGACAAGTGGTGAGCCTTATACGGAATTACCGGTGATAGAGGAGAATCTGGGCTGGGATGGGCCGATGGTGAGAGCGCTTCACAATCACAGAGACAGGGAACTGATCTGTGTTGACAGCACAGGAGTTATTGTCTGCCGCGGAGTCCCGGGGAATGATCTCTTTAAGCAGTTCCTGGAGAAAACTGGGGCTGGGGCAGAGAAGGCTTCTTCTACCAGCAGGGTACGATAGTACGACAATACGACAGTACGACAATACGAGGGCACGACATTACGATGTTACGACAAAACGACTGCACTTCAACACATGTAAACCCTGAAAAATCGGGGCAAATAGAAAACAATGAGATTTTATTTTCCTGCAAGCCCGGTTCAGGGCTTAGTC encodes the following:
- a CDS encoding glutamate synthase subunit beta; the encoded protein is MGRATGFLKYKRVEMKKRPVEERVKDYREIAELQPEEELTRQGARCMDCGIPFCHAMGCPVLNLIPEFNDLVYRGKWKEAWERLEMTNNLPEITGRICPAPCEAACTLSINSSPVTIRQIELAIIERAFREGWVRPLKPLKESGKKVAVIGSGPSGLAAAQQLRRYGHSVTLFEKSSKPGGILRFGVPSFKLEKRIVDRRVQQMSEEGVVFETDIDVGEDISVRYLRRSFDAILLTTGAGHPRDIMVPGRGLEGIHFAMDFLKGANLFSAGEVGEREIISARNKTVLILGGGDTGADCTGTSVRQGAKKVYQYEIMPKPMEWPHSHNPSWPNWPQILRTSTSHEEGCEREWGVSLVQLTGRDIKVQQAHFVRVEWKKNPETGAMKMTEVPGSEFSLDVDMVLLALGFVHTEHSRLTEELGVEYDNRGNIKTDSSYATTVPGVFSAGDASTGASLVVRAVFHGRQAADSIHKYLS
- a CDS encoding M48 family metalloprotease, which encodes MRPLLISEEDEIKLGNSFKAQILSDTREYPQYNRNQAVIRFVDSVGQYLASVQDERPNLPFTFTILDKDDEINAFAIPGGHVFVYTGLLRNIQSTSELAGVLAHEIAHITLYHGVNKMVQGEALNLVNTILFGSDSSSIAGAIANLVESLAFLKLSKNDEYDADKYSVRYTTDAGINPAGMKHFLKFLLDKYSEEPKIFEPLSTHPRTSERINAIEKEISRTPGAPKDDTSLLYKEEYQKIKGLI
- a CDS encoding glycoside hydrolase — protein: MKSLFIKKAVHSLSIFAVNGIVCLLLLLAPSSVRAAYSIPVQVEAEDLLLSNGATVTTNVYGTEYPGYSGEGFVWVSNSGTLAFEVTITEKGMYELSTRCWMYLGEEGDTRLQAVTVNGKKIGDFYIPNKNEWIDFSFGFTFLEAGTAKIEIGTSGSWGFILYDKVTFDHADMPDLNISPATCDPNATPETKALKQYLTSVYGKFVISGQQEIYGGGNDGNMELEFEYIYEKTGKYPAIRGFDLMNYNPLYGWEDSTTARMIKWVRERNGIATASWHITVPQNFTNYTLGEFVDWQQCTYKPTASFKTANCLNETTKEHAYLMMAIDSLAKQLLILQEAKVPVLFRPFHEAEGNNNTDGSGAWFWWGSGGAEVYKQLWRLLYTTLTEKYGLHNLIWEVNLYTYANSFEWYPGDDCVDIVGYDKYEGSPYTWETSAVTTVFLSLVNYTNDTKMVALTENDVIPDIQNIVNEGAWWLYFCPWYGEFLMSSRYNDPVLLNTIYNSEYVITLDELPADLYTKSVNTVVNKRYTVYKRSEQPRTLLILNNSSSKQLSGKRDFFSLSGRRADMKSRKILNKGIYIKKK